One Festucalex cinctus isolate MCC-2025b chromosome 3, RoL_Fcin_1.0, whole genome shotgun sequence DNA window includes the following coding sequences:
- the cnot1 gene encoding CCR4-NOT transcription complex subunit 1 isoform X7, with product MNLDSLSLALSQISYLVDNLTKKNYRASQQEIQHIVNRHGPEADRHLLRCLFSHVDFSGDGKSSGKDFHQTQFLIQECVSLISKPNFISTLCYAIDNPLHYQKSLKPSAHLFTQLSKVLKLNKVQEVIFGLALLNSSNTDLRGFASQFIKQKLPDLLRSYIDADLGGNQEGGFQDIAIEVLHLLLSHLLFGQKGASGVGQEQIDAFLKTLCRDFPQERCPVVLAPLLYPEKRDILMDRILPDSGELAKTIMESSLSEFMQEVGYGFCASLDECRNIILQYGVREVTASQVARVLGMMARTHSGLTDGIPLQSISAPGSGIWSDGKDKNDGSQVHTWNVEVLIDVVKEVNPNLNFKEVTYELDHAGFLIRDSKGLHIVVYGIQRGLGMEVFPVDLIYRPWKHAEGQLSFIQHSLMSPEVFCFADYPCHTVAIDILKAPPEDDNREIATWKSLDLVESLLRLSEVGQYEQVKQLFSFPIKHCPDMLVMALLQISTSWHTLRHELISTLMPIFLGNHPNSAIILHYAWHGQGQSPSIRQLIMHSMAEWYMRGEQYDQAKLSRILDVAQDLKSLSMLLNGTPFAFVIDLAALASRREYLKLDKWQTDKIREHGEPFIQACVTFLKRRCPSIMGGLAPDKDQPKSSQLPPETLATMLACLKSCAGSVSQELSETILTMVANCSNVMNKARQPPPGVMPKGRAPSTSSLDAISPVQMDPLTGMGSLNLGGTATSHPQSMQGFPTSLSSAFSNPQSPAKAFPPLSNTNPSTPFGGIGSLSSQLPGMDSGPLGSGIGTGIGSSLGMPAVSTDPFSTRKMSTPSLNPPTFQQSKMKASDLSQVWPEANQHFSKEIDDEANSYFQRIYNHPPHPTMSVDEVLEMLQRFKDSTIKREREVFNCMLRNLFEEYRFFPQYPDKELHITACLFGGIIEKGLVTYMALGLALRYVLEALRKPYGSKMYYFGIAALDRFKNRLKDYPQYCQHLASIAHFLQFPHHLQEYIEYGQQSRDPPVKMQGSITTPGSLALAQVQAQSQQPGLPKVPQPGQTSTLVTTTTTTTTAAKTTTITRPTPSSFKKDVPPSINTTNIDTLLVATDQTERIVEPPENVQEKIAFIFNNLSQSNMTQKVEELKETVKEEFMPWVSQYLVMKRVSIEPNFHSLYSNFLDTLKNPEFVKMVLTETYRNIKVLLTSDKAAANFSDRSLLKNLGHWLGMITLAKNKPILHTDLEIKSLLLEAYVKGQQELLYVVPFVAKVLESSLRSMVFRPQNPWTMAIMNVLAELHQEHDLKLNLKFEIEVLCKNLSLDINDLKPGNLLKDKDKLKSLEEQLSAPKKEAKPPDEMLPVSTSAPPSTPAATTTPCTTTGPPTPQFSYHDINVYALAGLAPHININANIPLLQAHPQLKQCVRQSVERAVQELVHPVVDRSIKIAMTTCEQIIRKDFALDSEESRMRVAAHHMMRNLTAGMAMITCREPLLVSIAANLKNSFAAALRAPTPQQREMMEEAAARVAQENCELACCFIQKTAVEKAGPEMDKRLATEFELRKHARQEGRRYCDPVVLTYQAERMPEQIRLKVGGVDPKQLAVYEEFARNVPGFLPSNDLSQPTGFLAQPMKQQAWATDDVAQIYDKCMADLEQHLHAIPQALSMNPLTQALRSLLEAVALARNSRDGIAALGLLQKAVEGLLDATSGADNDLLLRYRECHLLVLKALQDGRAYGPQWCNKQITRCLIECRDEYKYNVEAVELLIRNHLVNMQQYDLHLAQSMENGLHYMAVAFAMQLVKLLLVDERSVSHVTEADLFHTIETLMRTCAHSRANAPEGLPQLMDVVRSNYEAMIDRAHGGPNFMMHSGISQASEYDDPPGLREKAEYLLREWVNLYHSAAAGRDSTKAFSAFVGQMHQQGILKTDDLITRFFRLCTEMCVEISYRAQAEQQHNPAASAAIIRAKCYHNLDAFVRLIALLVKHSGEASNTVTKINLLNKVLGIVVGVLIQDHDVRHTEFQQLPYHRIFIMLLLELNAPEHVLETINFQTLTAFCNTFHILRPTKAPGFVYAWLELISHRIFIARMLAHTPQQKGWPMYAQLLIDLFKYLAPFLRNVELNKPMQILYKGTLRVLLVLLHDFPEFLCDYHYGFCDVIPPNCIQLRNLILSAFPRNMRLPDPFTPNLKVDMLSEINIAPRILTNFTAVMPSQFKKDLDSYLKTRSPVTFLSELRSNLQVSNEPGNRYNIQLINALVLYVGTQAIAHIHNKGSTPSMSTITHSAHMDIFQNLAVDLDTEGRYLFLNAIANQLRYPNSHTHYFSCTMLYLFAEANTEAIQEQITRVLLERLIVNRPHPWGLLITFIELIKNPAFKFWSHDFVHCAPEIEKLFQSVAQCCMGQKQAQQVMEGTGAS from the exons ATGAATCTTGACTCGCTCTCGCTGGCTTTGTCTCAAATCAGCTATTTGGTGGACAATTTGACAAAGAAAAACTACAGAGCCAGCCAGCAAGAAATACAGCAT ATTGTAAATCGTCACGGTCCTGAGGCAGACAGGCATCTACTTCGCTGTCTTTTCTCACATGTGGATTTCAGTGGCGATGGTAAAAGCAGCGGCAAGGATTTTCAccag ACACAGTTTCTGATCCAGGAGTGTGTGTCGCTGATATCAAAGCCCAACTTTATCTCGACTCTGTGCTACGCCATCGACAATCCCTTGCACTACCAAAAG AGTTTGAAACCATCTGCCCACTTATTCACTCAACTAAGTAAAGTTCTTAAGCTCAACAAGGTCCAAGAG GTAATATTTGGCCTTGCACTGCTAAATTCCAGCAACACAGACCTTCGGGGATTTG CTTCTCAGTTCATAAAGCAGAAGCTTCCCGATCTCCTGCGGTCATACATCGACGCAGATCTCGGCGGAAACCAAGAAGGTGGCTTCCAGGACATCGCTATAGAGGTCTTACACCTGCTGCTCTCCCATTTACTGTTTGGCCAGAAGGGAGCCAGTGGGGTCGGACAGGAACAGATTGACGCCTTCTTGAAGACACTTTGCCGAG ATTTCCCGCAGGAGCGCTGCCCTGTGGTGCTCGCACCACTGTTGTACCCTGAAAAACGGGACATTCTCATGGATAGGATCCTGCCTGACTCCGGGGAGTTAGCCAAGACTATAATGGAGAGTTCTCTTTCAGAATTCATGCAGGAAGTAGGCTACGGCTTTTGCGCCAG TTTGGATGAGTGCAGAAACATAATCCTCCAATATGGGGTGAGGGAGGTGACAGCCAGCCAAGTAGCTAGGGTCCTGGGCATGATGGCTCGTACCCACTCTGGCCTAACTGATGGCATCCCCCTACAG TCAATCTCTGCTCCTGGAAGTGGTATCTGGAGTGATGGGAAGGATAAGAATGACGGCTCACAGGTGCACACGTGGAATGTTGAGGTGCTCATCGATGTGGTTAAGGAAGTG AATCCAAACCTGAACTTCAAAGAGGTGACGTACGAACTGGATCATGCAGGATTCCTAATCCGGGACAGTAAGGGCCTGCATATAGTGGTGTACGGAATTCAGCGGGGTTTGGGCATGGAGGTATTCCCTGTTGATCTCATATATCGGCCATGGAAACACGCAGAAGGACAG TTATCATTCATTCAGCACTCTCTAATGAGCCCTGAAGTGTTTTGCTTCGCTGACTACCCTTGCCACACGGTGGCCATCGACATCCTTAAAGCGCCACCAGAGGATGACAACAGGGAGATTGCAACATG GAAAAGTCTGGATTTGGTGGAAAGCCTGCTTAGGCTATCAGAGGTTGGCCAGTACGAGCAGGTGAAGCAACTCTTCAGCTTTCCCATCAAGCACTGCCCGGATATGCTTGTTATGGCATTGCTGCAGATCTCCACCTCCTGGCATACATTGCGCCATGAGCTCATCTCTACCCTCATGCCCATCTTTCTGGGCAACCACCCTAACTCTGCTATCATCCTGCACTATGCCTGGCATGGACAG ggACAATCTCCTTCCATCCGTCAGTTAATTATGCATTCAATGGCTGAGTGGTATATGAGAGGTGAGCAGTATGACCAAGCCAAGTTGTCTCGCATCCTGGATGTGGCCCAGGACTTGAAG TCTCTCTCGATGCTGCTGAATGGTACTCCATTTGCCTTTGTTATTGACCTTGCTGCACTTGCCTCTCGCCGTGAATACCTCAAACTTGATAAATGGCAGACTGACAAAATTAGAGAGCATGGG GAACCTTTCATCCAAGCTTGTGTCACATTCCTGAAGAGGCGATGCCCATCCATTATGGGGGGCTTAGCCCCAGACAAGGACCAGCCTAAAAGCTCTCAGTTGCCTCCAGAGACCTTAGCCACCATGTTGGCCTGTCTTAAGTCTTGCGCTGG GAGTGTTTCACAAGAGCTGTCGGAGACTATCCTGACCATGGTTGCAAATTGCAGCAATGTTATGAACAAAGCCCGGCAGCCACCACCTGGAGTCATGCCTAAAGGTCGGGCCCCAAGCACCAGCAGCCTGGATGCCATTTCCCCTGTTCAG ATGGACCCTCTTACTGGCATGGGCTCCTTGAACTTGGGCGGCACAGCCACCTCCCACCCTCAGAGCATGCAGGGCTTCCCCACCTCCCTTAGTTCTGCTTTCAGTAATCCCCAATCGCCAGCAAAGGCATTTCCGCCACTCTCAAACACCAATCCAAGCACACCTTTTGGGGGTATTGGCAGCTTGTCCTCGCAGCTCCCCGGTATGGACTCTG GTCCCTTGGGCTCGGGCATCGGCACTGGTATCGGTTCTAGTCTTGGAATGCCAGCAGTAAGCACTGATCCATTCAGCACCAGAAAGATGAGCACACCGAGCCTGAACCCACCTACCTTTCAGCAGAGTAAGATGAAGGCCT CTGACCTTTCTCAGGTTTGGCCCGAGGCAAACCAGCACTTTAGCAAAGAGATAgatgatgaagccaacagtTACTTCCAGCGCATCTACAACCATCCGCCTCACCCGACTATGTCTGTGGATGAA GTTCTGGAGATGCTACAGCGATTCAAAGATTCTACCATCAAAAGAGAGCGGGAAGTGTTCAATTGTATGCTTCGGAACTTGTTTGAGGAATACCGTTTCTTCCCCCAATACCCGGACAAGGAGCTGCACATCACAGCCTGCCTGTTTGGTGGCATCATTGAAAAGGGTCTTGTCACCTACATGGCCCTCGGCCTTGCCCTCAGATATGTGCTTGAAGCCTTAAGAAAACCATATGGATCCAAAATGTATTACTTTGGAATTGCTGCCCTAGACCGGTTCAAAAACAG ATTGAAGGATTACCCCCAGTATTGTCAACATCTTGCATCAATTGCTCATTTTTTGCAGTTCCCCCACCATTTACAAGAG TATATTGAGTATGGCCAACAGTCACGGGACCCCCCGGTGAAGATGCAAGGCTCCATCACCACCCCAGGCAGTCTGGCGCTGGCACAGGTTCAAGCCCAATCACAGCAACCCGGTCTCCCAAAAGTTCCCCAACCGGGGCAGACGAGCACCCTTGTCACGACCACTACGACCACTACCACGGCCGCTAAGACCACTACCATCACAAGGCCAACACCCAGCAGCTTCAAGAAGGATGTACCT CCCTCCATTAACACTACAAATATAGACACTCTACTGGTGGCCACTGACCAAACGGAAAGGATTGTAGAACCTCCAGAGAATGTTCAGGAGAAGATTGCTTTCATCTTCAATAACCTTTCTCAGTCAAACATGACTCAAAAG GTAGAGGAGTTGAAGGAGACGGTGAAGGAAGAATTTATGCCTTGGGTGTCTCAGTATCTGGTGATGAAGCGTGTCAGCATTGAGCCCAATTTCCACAGTCTCTACTCCAACTTTCTGGACACACTCAAGAATCCTGAGTTTGTCAAAATGGTCCTTACAGAGACTTACAGGAACATCAAG GTTTTGTTGACATCTGACAAGGCTGCTGCCAATTTCTCTGATCGTTCATTGCTGAAGAACTTGGGTCACTGGTTGGGCATGATTACACTGGCCAAAAACAAGCCTATTCTCCATACA GATCTGGAAATTAAGTCGCTGCTACTGGAAGCCTATGTGAAAGGCCAACAGGAGCTACTTTACGTGGTTCCCTTTGTGGCCAAAGTTTTGGAATCCAGCCTGCGAAGCATG GTTTTCAGGCCCCAGAACCCTTGGACCATGGCCATCATGAATGTTCTCGCAGAGCTACATCAGGAACATGATCTCAAG CTTAACCTGAAATTTGAGATTGAAGTTCTTTGTAAGAACTTGTCTCTGGACATCAATGACCTGAAGCCAGGGAACCTGTTGAAGGATAAGGACAAGCTTAAGAGTCTCGAGGAGCAGCTTTcagcaccaaagaaagaagcaaaGCCGCCAGATGAAATGCTCCCAGTTTCTACATCag CTCCACCCTCCACACCAGCTGCTACCACCACCCCTTGCACAACAACAGGGCCCCCCACCCCACAGTTCAGTTACCACGATATCAATGTGTATGCCTTGGCAGGCCTGGCACCACACATTAATATAAATGCCAAT ATCCCTCTTCTACAAGCCCATCCTCAGTTGAAGCAGTGTGTGAGGCAATCAGTTGAGCGTGCAGTCCAGGAGCTCGTGCACCCTGTGGTTGACCGCTCTATCAAAATCGCCATGACAACGTGTGAGCAAATCATCCGCAAGGACTTCGCGCTGGATTCGGAGGAGTCCCGCATGCGCGTGGCGGCACACCACATGATGAGGAACCTGACTGCCGGCATGGCCATGATCACTTGCCGAGAGCCTCTGCTTGTCAGCATTGCTGCTAATCTCAAAAACAGTTTTGCGGCTGCGCTGAGG GCACCGACTCCCCAGCAGAGGGAAATGATGGAGGAGGCTGCAGCCAGGGTTGCTCAGGAGAACTGTGAACTAGCATGCTGTTTTATTCAGAAGACAGCAGTGGAGAAGGCTGGCCCTGAAATGGACAAGAGGCTTGCTACG GAATTTGAGTTGAGGAAGCATGCACGCCAAGAAGGACGCCGTTACTGTGATCCAGTTGTTTTGACTTACCAGGCTGAACGAATGCCTGAACAGATAAGACTAAAG GTGGGAGGAGTGGACCCCAAGCAGCTAGCTGTGTATGAAGAGTTTGCAAGGAATGTTCCTGGTTTCTTACCCAGTAATGATCTCTCTCAACCAACAGGTTTCCTTGCTCAACCAATGAAG CAACAAGCGTGGGCCACAGATGATGTTGCACAAATCTATGACAAGTGCATGGCAGACTTGGAGCAGCATCTTCACGCCATCCCTCAGGCGCTCTCTATGAATCCCCTGACGCAAGCCCTGCGCAGCCTTTTGGAGGCTGTGGCCTTAGCAAGAAACTCCAGGGATGGGATTGCAGCTCTTGGATTGCTACAGAAG GCTGTGGAAGGCCTTCTGGATGCCACTAGCGGGGCTGATAATGACTTGCTTCTTCGGTATCGGgagtgccacctgctggttctTAAGGCCCTCCAGGATGGGCGTGCATACGGACCGCAGTGGTGCAACAAACAGATCACCAG GTGTCTAATTGAATGCCGGGATGAGTACAAGTACAATGTTGAGGCAGTGGAGCTTTTGATCCGAAACCATCTTGTGAATATGCAGCAGTATGATTTGCATCTGGCCCAG TCGATGGAGAATGGACTTCACTACATGGCGGTGGCGTTTGCCATGCAGTTAGTGAAGCTGCTGCTGGTGGACGAACGCAGTGTCAGCCATGTAACCGAAGCGGACCTCTTCCACACCATTGAGACCTTAATGAGGACATGTGCTCACTCTCGAGCAAATGCGCCAGAAGG TCTTCCCCAGTTGATGGATGTTGTCCGCTCCAACTATGAGGCCATGATTGATCGGGCCCACGGCGGCCCAAACTTCATGATGCACtctgggatctcccaggcgTCGGAGTACGACGATCCTCCCGGCCTGAGGGAGAAGGCCGAGTATCTCTTGAGGGAGTGGGTCAACCTTTACCACTCGGCAGCCGCTGGCCGGGACAGCACCAAAGCGTTCTCTGCATTTGTTGGCCAG ATGCACCAGCAGGGTATTCTGAAGACGGACGACCTAATCACGCGCTTCTTCCGCCTGTGCACCGAGATGTGTGTGGAGATCAGTTACCGCGCGCAAGCTGAACAGCAGCACAACCCAGCAGCCAGTGCAGCCATCATCAGAGCAAAGTGCTACCACAACCTGGACGCCTTTGTTCGACTCATAGCCCTGCTTGTCAAACATTCTGGAGAGGCTTCCAACACTGTGACCAAGATCAACCTCCTCAACAAG GTGCTGGGAATCGTCGTTGGGGTGTTGATCCAGGATCACGATGTCCGCCACACAGAATTCCAGCAGCTGCCCTACCACCGCATTTTCATCATGCTACTGTTGGAGCTCAATGCTCCCGAGCACGTCCTGGAGACCATCAACTTCCAGACGCTCACCGCCTTCTG CAACACCTTCCACATCCTGAGGCCCACCAAGGCCCCAGGTTTTGTGTACGCTTGGCTTGAACTGATCTCTCATCGCATCTTCATCGCCCGCATGCTTGCGCACACGCCACAGCAGAAG GGTTGGCCGATGTACGCACAGTTGCTTATTGATCTCTTCAAGTACCTGGCACCTTTCCTGAGGAATGTAGAGCTCAACAAACCTATGCAAATCCTCTACAAG GGCACGCTGAGGGTACTGCTGGTCCTGTTGCACGACTTCCCAGAGTTCTTGTGCGATTACCATTATGGGTTCTGTGACGTGATCCCACCCAATTGCATTCAGCTGCGCAACCTCATCCTGAGTGCCTTTCCACGCAACATGAGGCTCCCCGACCCTTTCACGCCCAATCTCAAG GTGGACATGCTGAGCGAGATCAACATCGCTCCTCGCATCCTCACCAACTTCACAGCCGTCATGCCTTCCCAGTTCAAGAAGGATCTGGACTCGTATCTGAAAACGCGTTCGCCGGTCACTTTCCTCTCAGAGCTGCGCAGTAATCTACAG GTATCCAACGAGCCAGGAAACCGCTACAACATCCAGCTGATAAACGCGTTAGTGTTGTATGTGGGCACGCAGGCCATCGCGCACATCCACAACAAGGGCAGCACACCCTCCATGAGCACCATCACTCACTCTGCACACATGGACATCTTCCAGAATTTGGCTGTGGACCTGGACACAGAGG GACGTTACTTGTTCTTGAACGCCATCGCCAACCAGCTACGCTACCCGAACAGCCACACGCATTACTTCAGCTGCACCATGCTCTATCTGTTTGCTGAGGCAAACACTGAGGCCATCCAGGAGCAGATCACCAG GGTCCTGTTGGAGAGGCTGATTGTGAACCGGCCTCACCCGTGGGGTCTCCTCATCACCTTCATCGAGCTCATCAAGAATCCCGCCTTCAAGTTCTGGAGCCATGACTTTGTGCACTGTGCCCCTGAGATTGAAAA GTTGTTCCAGTCGGTGGCTCAGTGCTGCATGGGTCAGAAGCAAGCCCAGCAGGTGATGGAAGGAACCGGTGCCAGCTAG